The Rhizobium sp. BT03 genome has a window encoding:
- a CDS encoding DUF1579 domain-containing protein — translation MMKTAEVLKEHSFLERLVGDWTVTAPEMSGGEPWTETVRSLHGIWFVAEGTGSMPDGKQATSILTLGYNAAKGKYVGSWIGSMMDFMWVYEGELDASGNVLDLYTTGPDFNGEGLADYREQIAFVDADHRTFISSARQPDGAWKQFMEAHYARKI, via the coding sequence ATGATGAAGACCGCGGAAGTGCTGAAGGAACATTCCTTTCTTGAAAGACTGGTCGGCGACTGGACCGTCACCGCGCCCGAAATGTCCGGCGGCGAGCCCTGGACGGAGACCGTTCGCTCGCTGCACGGCATCTGGTTCGTCGCCGAGGGCACCGGCAGCATGCCGGATGGCAAGCAGGCCACCAGCATCCTGACGCTCGGCTACAACGCCGCCAAGGGCAAATATGTCGGCAGCTGGATCGGCAGCATGATGGACTTTATGTGGGTCTATGAGGGCGAGCTCGACGCCTCCGGCAACGTCTTGGACCTCTATACGACAGGGCCAGACTTCAACGGCGAAGGTCTTGCCGATTATCGCGAGCAGATCGCCTTTGTCGACGCCGATCACCGCACCTTCATCTCCAGCGCCAGGCAGCCGGATGGCGCCTGGAAACAGTTCATGGAAGCGCATTACGCCCGCAAGATCTGA
- a CDS encoding thioredoxin family protein, whose protein sequence is MQNEVVSREQWLEARRALLLKEKEATRLRDSVNAARLALPWVRVDKDYIFDTPEGRKSLADLFDGRSQLLIYHFMLGPDWDAGCPGCSFLCDHVDGALPHLNHHDVTWVAVSRAPLDKITAYKSRMGWKFPWVSSFGSDFNFDYHVSFSPEDLAKDKVLYNFTAIEPAEAHDELPGLSAFYRNDKGEVFHTYSSYARGPEELIGTLMILDRAPKGRNEDSTMNFVRRHDEYEEAPKAPSCCH, encoded by the coding sequence ATGCAGAACGAGGTTGTGTCCCGTGAGCAATGGCTTGAGGCCCGCCGTGCCCTGCTCTTGAAGGAAAAAGAGGCGACGCGGCTGCGCGACAGCGTCAATGCCGCCCGCCTGGCGCTGCCCTGGGTGAGGGTCGACAAGGATTACATCTTCGACACGCCCGAGGGCAGGAAGTCGCTCGCCGATCTTTTCGATGGCCGCAGCCAGCTGCTGATCTACCATTTCATGCTCGGACCGGATTGGGATGCCGGCTGCCCCGGCTGCTCCTTCCTGTGCGATCATGTGGACGGTGCGCTGCCTCATCTCAACCATCACGACGTCACCTGGGTCGCCGTCTCACGTGCGCCGCTCGACAAGATCACCGCCTACAAAAGCCGCATGGGCTGGAAATTCCCCTGGGTCTCGTCCTTCGGCAGCGATTTCAATTTCGATTATCACGTCTCTTTCAGCCCAGAGGACCTTGCCAAAGACAAGGTCCTCTACAATTTCACTGCTATCGAGCCGGCCGAGGCCCATGACGAACTGCCGGGGCTGAGCGCCTTCTACCGCAACGACAAGGGCGAGGTCTTCCATACCTATTCGAGTTATGCCCGCGGGCCGGAGGAACTGATCGGCACCCTGATGATCCTCGACCGCGCCCCGAAGGGCCGCAATGAGGACAGCACGATGAATTTCGTGCGCCGTCATGACGAATACGAGGAGGCCCCCAAGGCGCCATCCTGCTGTCACTGA
- a CDS encoding MarR family winged helix-turn-helix transcriptional regulator, protein MSNSVEIPFSTTLLVRDTCLCLHAQRAARALARLFDDALRPAGLTNGQFSLMMSLNRPEPPPMGPVAALLAMDQTTLTAALKPLQRKGWVMVVENPEDRRRRLLVLTPEGKAVLARALPIWKETHAMLDGRLPDGGSARLRQELLAVSWMAVETPKSAGSLRRPRHNGRAMGE, encoded by the coding sequence ATGTCAAATTCGGTTGAAATTCCTTTCTCTACAACGCTGCTGGTGCGCGATACCTGCCTCTGCCTGCATGCGCAGCGGGCGGCCCGGGCGCTCGCCCGGCTGTTCGACGACGCACTGCGGCCGGCCGGGCTGACCAATGGGCAGTTTTCGCTGATGATGTCGCTGAACCGGCCGGAACCGCCGCCGATGGGACCGGTCGCCGCGCTGCTTGCCATGGACCAGACGACGCTGACGGCGGCGCTGAAGCCGCTGCAGCGCAAAGGCTGGGTGATGGTGGTGGAAAATCCGGAGGACCGGCGCCGCCGGTTGCTTGTTCTCACGCCCGAAGGCAAGGCGGTGCTCGCAAGGGCGCTGCCGATCTGGAAAGAGACGCATGCGATGCTTGACGGCAGGTTGCCGGATGGCGGTTCGGCGCGGCTACGGCAGGAGTTGCTCGCGGTGTCCTGGATGGCGGTTGAGACGCCGAAATCGGCTGGGTCGCTGCGCCGGCCGCGTCACAACGGACGGGCGATGGGCGAGTAG
- a CDS encoding organic hydroperoxide resistance protein → MPILYTTKASATGGRAGRAVSENGVLDVTLTVPKELGGDGATGTNPEQLFAAGYSACFLGALKFVAGQQKVKIPEETTVSAKVGIGPREDGTGFGIEVALTVDIPGLDRETAEKLAAAAHIVCPYSHAMRTSTEVPVTVA, encoded by the coding sequence ATGCCTATTCTCTATACGACCAAAGCCTCTGCCACCGGCGGCCGCGCCGGCCGCGCCGTTTCTGAAAACGGCGTTCTGGACGTGACGCTGACCGTTCCGAAGGAACTCGGCGGCGACGGCGCAACCGGCACCAATCCCGAGCAGCTCTTCGCCGCCGGCTACTCCGCCTGCTTCCTCGGTGCCCTGAAATTTGTCGCAGGCCAGCAGAAGGTCAAGATTCCCGAGGAAACGACGGTCTCCGCCAAGGTCGGCATCGGCCCGCGCGAAGACGGCACCGGCTTCGGCATCGAAGTGGCCCTGACGGTCGACATCCCCGGCCTCGACCGCGAAACCGCCGAAAAGCTCGCCGCCGCAGCCCACATCGTCTGCCCCTATAGCCACGCCATGCGCACCTCGACCGAAGTTCCGGTCACGGTCGCCTGA
- a CDS encoding MarR family winged helix-turn-helix transcriptional regulator → MLDMKAQTVKTMEIPQEEKRLEKQLCFAVYATAHAFTRAYKPILDRVGLTYPQYLVMLVLWERGELPVKTIGEQLDLDSGTLSPLLKRLEQSGLIKRLRDLRDERQVIVSLTPKGEAMKGEIDTIMTAIGQAAGCTLEELAAMRDMLHRLRGNLGRAATSGG, encoded by the coding sequence ATGTTGGATATGAAAGCGCAAACGGTAAAGACGATGGAGATACCGCAGGAGGAGAAACGGCTGGAAAAGCAGTTGTGCTTCGCGGTCTACGCGACGGCGCATGCCTTCACCCGCGCCTACAAGCCGATCCTCGACAGGGTGGGTCTCACCTATCCGCAATATCTGGTGATGCTGGTGCTGTGGGAACGCGGCGAACTGCCGGTAAAGACGATCGGCGAGCAGCTCGATCTCGATTCCGGCACGCTGTCGCCGCTGTTGAAACGGCTGGAGCAGAGCGGGCTGATCAAGCGCCTGCGTGACCTGCGCGACGAACGCCAGGTGATCGTGTCGCTGACCCCGAAAGGTGAGGCGATGAAAGGGGAGATCGATACGATCATGACGGCGATCGGCCAAGCCGCCGGCTGCACGCTCGAGGAACTGGCAGCGATGCGTGACATGCTGCATCGGCTGCGGGGCAATCTCGGCCGGGCCGCCACGAGCGGCGGCTGA
- the rpsU gene encoding 30S ribosomal protein S21: MQVLVRDNNVDQALRVLKKKMQREGLFREMKARSAFEKPSEKRAREKAEAIRRQRKLARKKLQREGLLPAPKKVLRAR; this comes from the coding sequence TTGCAGGTTCTCGTCAGGGATAACAACGTCGATCAGGCGCTCCGCGTGCTCAAGAAGAAGATGCAGCGGGAAGGCCTGTTCCGGGAAATGAAGGCGCGCAGCGCTTTCGAAAAGCCGTCCGAGAAGCGCGCCCGCGAAAAGGCCGAAGCCATTCGCCGCCAGCGCAAGCTTGCCCGCAAGAAGCTGCAGCGCGAAGGCCTGCTGCCGGCGCCGAAAAAGGTTCTCCGCGCCCGCTAA
- a CDS encoding cold-shock protein, with amino-acid sequence MGRLNYQIGDMIVLKSGLTRTAKADKRCRIASILPNDHGHVQYRVRFDAENFERRITEADIDTGESPSRASPEAVAKSDGAEPWLKFSSIRTGK; translated from the coding sequence ATGGGCAGACTAAACTATCAAATCGGCGATATGATCGTGCTGAAATCGGGCCTCACTCGTACGGCGAAAGCCGATAAGCGGTGCCGGATCGCCAGCATTCTGCCCAACGACCACGGGCATGTGCAATATCGCGTCCGGTTCGACGCGGAGAATTTCGAGCGCCGCATCACCGAGGCCGACATCGATACCGGGGAATCGCCCTCCAGGGCTTCCCCCGAGGCAGTGGCCAAGTCTGATGGCGCCGAGCCTTGGCTGAAGTTTTCGAGCATTCGGACGGGCAAGTAG
- a CDS encoding cold-shock protein: protein MNSGVVKWFNGTKGFGFIQPDDGSTDVFVHISAVERAGMRELVEGQKIRYDLVRDKKSGKNAADNLQAA from the coding sequence ATGAATTCAGGCGTCGTCAAATGGTTCAATGGCACCAAGGGTTTTGGCTTCATTCAGCCCGATGATGGTTCTACGGATGTTTTTGTCCACATTTCAGCGGTCGAACGCGCCGGCATGCGCGAACTCGTTGAAGGCCAGAAGATCCGCTATGATCTCGTCCGCGACAAGAAGTCGGGCAAGAATGCAGCCGACAACCTTCAGGCCGCATGA
- a CDS encoding L,D-transpeptidase encodes MSFDRHLSRRSFLSFSALTAASALTGCASSANTVTSGDTMITYRSPMRLFQSPGASSVPSGAELAVMYGPVEDGGFLIPAVPYEQIDPRYYRQRVLDPTGQPPGTIVVDTPSRFLYLVQGDGMAMRYGVGIGREGFAWQGSGVIQWRQKWPRWKPPNEMVARQPELVKYSIDNGGMEPGLKNPLGARALYIFSNGEDTLYRLHGNPDWRSIGKAVSSGCVRLMNQDIIDLYDRVPTKAPIVVWQ; translated from the coding sequence ATGAGCTTCGATAGACATCTTTCCCGCCGCAGCTTTCTTTCCTTTTCGGCATTGACCGCAGCCTCCGCGCTCACCGGCTGCGCCTCTTCGGCCAATACGGTCACATCGGGCGATACGATGATCACGTACCGTTCGCCGATGCGCCTGTTCCAGTCCCCCGGAGCGTCGAGTGTGCCGAGCGGGGCCGAGCTTGCCGTCATGTATGGCCCCGTCGAAGACGGCGGCTTTCTCATCCCGGCCGTTCCCTACGAGCAGATCGACCCGCGCTATTATCGCCAGCGCGTCCTCGATCCCACCGGTCAGCCGCCCGGCACGATCGTCGTCGATACGCCGTCGCGTTTCCTCTATCTCGTCCAGGGCGACGGCATGGCGATGCGCTACGGCGTCGGCATCGGCCGCGAGGGTTTCGCCTGGCAGGGTTCGGGCGTCATTCAGTGGCGTCAGAAATGGCCGCGCTGGAAGCCGCCGAACGAGATGGTCGCCCGCCAGCCGGAACTCGTCAAATATTCGATCGACAACGGCGGCATGGAGCCGGGCCTGAAGAACCCGCTCGGTGCCCGCGCGCTCTATATCTTCTCGAACGGCGAAGATACGCTCTACCGCCTGCACGGCAATCCCGACTGGCGCTCGATCGGCAAGGCCGTCTCCTCGGGCTGCGTCAGGCTGATGAACCAGGATATCATCGATCTCTACGACCGCGTTCCGACCAAGGCGCCGATCGTCGTCTGGCAGTGA
- a CDS encoding L,D-transpeptidase, whose product MNFLHRVFPIAGLVIAAVSLSGCNILIPDVAADSPARFVQETSPVFYQPPGVDPRRVRPIPDQPVPQTRELYKTQFHQTYGLPVSNPVHMAMYGALRDEDFTLPAIPVSRVQPQFLRQEVDYQTTERPGTVIVDTKAHFLYFVEANGKAMRYGVGLGREGYAWSGRGVIQWKQKWPRWTPPVEMVSRQPDVRAFSAENGGMNPGLQNPLGARAMYIFKDGQDTLYRIHGTPDWQSIGKATSSGCVRMLNQDVVDLYDRLPAKAEIVVM is encoded by the coding sequence ATGAATTTTCTGCACCGGGTTTTCCCGATTGCCGGGCTCGTCATCGCAGCCGTGTCGCTGAGCGGCTGCAACATCCTCATTCCCGACGTCGCCGCCGATTCGCCCGCCCGCTTCGTCCAGGAAACCTCGCCGGTCTTCTATCAGCCGCCGGGCGTCGATCCGCGCCGGGTGCGGCCGATACCCGACCAGCCGGTGCCGCAGACGCGCGAGCTCTACAAGACCCAGTTCCATCAGACCTACGGCCTGCCGGTCAGCAATCCCGTGCACATGGCGATGTATGGCGCGCTGCGCGACGAGGATTTCACCCTGCCGGCGATCCCGGTCAGCCGGGTGCAGCCGCAGTTCCTGCGCCAGGAAGTCGATTACCAGACGACCGAGCGCCCCGGCACGGTCATCGTCGATACCAAGGCGCATTTCCTCTATTTCGTCGAGGCTAACGGCAAGGCGATGCGCTACGGCGTCGGCCTCGGCCGCGAGGGTTACGCCTGGTCCGGCCGCGGCGTCATCCAGTGGAAGCAGAAATGGCCGCGCTGGACGCCGCCGGTCGAAATGGTCTCGCGCCAGCCCGATGTCCGCGCTTTTTCGGCCGAAAACGGCGGTATGAATCCGGGGCTCCAGAACCCGCTCGGCGCCCGCGCCATGTATATCTTCAAGGACGGGCAGGATACGCTCTATCGCATCCACGGCACGCCGGACTGGCAGTCGATCGGCAAGGCCACCTCGTCGGGCTGCGTGCGCATGCTGAACCAGGACGTCGTCGATCTCTATGACCGCCTTCCCGCCAAGGCGGAGATCGTTGTGATGTAG
- a CDS encoding S9 family peptidase yields MSSHERNSFFRQRRAVLAGLAGALVLPQMAAAFDVPDEPRLAKHDYAKVRSHFRTKLLQKGPAPDKYEPLTAPADADKIFYRSGYGELELAAWVSKYKRERAAKPAVLFLHGGNAMGIGHWQLMKPYMDAGYVVMMPSLRGENGQMGNFSGFYDEVDDVLAAAERMAHLPGVDPGRLFIAGHSIGGTLTMLTAMSTHKFRAAAPISGNPNAFRFFNRYPQDIRFDDSNTHEFEVRSALCYAHSFKCPVRVVHGTEEAHFNDRADLLARRARAAGIHIETETVAGNHTSALPAEIEQSIRFFHGVAA; encoded by the coding sequence ATGAGCTCGCATGAACGAAATTCCTTTTTCCGCCAACGCCGTGCCGTGCTGGCGGGCCTTGCCGGCGCACTCGTCCTGCCGCAAATGGCGGCCGCTTTCGATGTCCCTGATGAACCGCGCCTTGCCAAGCATGATTACGCCAAGGTCCGCAGCCATTTCCGCACGAAGCTGTTGCAGAAGGGGCCGGCGCCAGACAAATACGAGCCGCTGACGGCGCCTGCCGACGCCGACAAGATCTTCTACCGCTCCGGCTACGGCGAGCTGGAACTCGCCGCCTGGGTCTCGAAGTACAAGCGCGAGCGCGCCGCCAAGCCGGCCGTGCTCTTTCTGCACGGCGGCAATGCCATGGGCATCGGCCACTGGCAACTGATGAAGCCCTATATGGATGCCGGCTATGTCGTGATGATGCCGTCGCTGCGCGGGGAAAACGGCCAGATGGGCAATTTCTCCGGCTTCTACGATGAGGTCGACGACGTTCTCGCCGCCGCCGAGCGCATGGCGCATCTGCCGGGCGTCGATCCCGGGCGCCTGTTCATCGCCGGCCACAGCATCGGCGGCACGCTGACCATGCTGACGGCGATGAGCACGCATAAATTCCGCGCCGCCGCGCCGATCTCGGGCAATCCCAATGCCTTCCGCTTCTTCAACCGCTATCCCCAGGATATCCGCTTCGACGACAGCAATACGCATGAGTTCGAGGTGCGCTCGGCGCTCTGCTACGCCCACAGCTTCAAGTGCCCGGTTCGGGTCGTCCACGGCACGGAAGAGGCCCATTTCAACGACCGGGCCGATCTGCTCGCCCGCCGCGCCCGCGCCGCCGGCATCCATATCGAGACCGAAACCGTCGCCGGCAATCATACCTCGGCGCTGCCGGCCGAGATCGAACAGAGCATTCGATTCTTTCACGGAGTGGCGGCCTGA
- a CDS encoding cisplatin damage response ATP-dependent DNA ligase: MKAFADLLDRLVLTPSRNGKLKLLTDYFRDTPDPDRGYGLAAIAGTLEVRNVKPAMLRELVLERMDEVLFRYSYDYVGDLAETISLVWDNERDIDRSALSQPRLGEVVSGMNALGRTEVRSFVRDLLDRLDSSGRFAFIKLATGAMRIGVSARLAKQALADLGGKDVTEIETLWHGLQPPYETLFEWLAAGGEKPVLATPAIFHSVMLANAVEEGDLTGLDPADYAAEWKWDGIRVQLSRSGDRRKIYSRSGDDISGAFPDILDAISFSGVVDGELLVGGTARSNSPTRTFSDLQQRLNRKTVTAKMLADYPAFIRTYDLLFDDDEDVRGRSYADRRDRLTEIIDRAPHDRFDLSPLVPFSSWDELDRLRAAPPDPVIEGVMIKRRDSIYQAGRMKGPWFKWKRNPYNVDAVLMYAQRGHGKRSSYYSDFTFGVWADDEDGEQLVPVGKAYFGFTDAELEVLDKFVRNNTTERFGPVRAVRADKDFGFVVEVAFEGINRSTRHKSGVAMRFPRIARLRPDKPPYEADRLRTLIAMIDAKPE; the protein is encoded by the coding sequence ATGAAAGCCTTCGCCGACCTGCTCGACCGCCTCGTCCTGACCCCCAGCCGCAACGGCAAGCTGAAGCTGCTCACCGACTATTTCCGCGATACGCCCGATCCCGACCGCGGTTACGGCCTTGCCGCCATTGCCGGCACGCTGGAGGTGCGCAATGTCAAGCCCGCCATGCTGCGCGAACTGGTGCTGGAGCGCATGGATGAGGTGTTGTTCCGCTATTCCTACGACTATGTCGGCGATCTCGCCGAAACCATCTCGCTCGTCTGGGACAATGAGCGCGATATTGACCGCTCCGCACTTTCCCAGCCGCGCCTCGGCGAGGTCGTTTCCGGCATGAATGCGCTCGGCCGCACCGAAGTGCGCAGCTTCGTCCGCGACCTGCTCGACCGGCTGGATTCCTCAGGCCGGTTCGCCTTCATCAAGCTGGCGACCGGCGCCATGCGCATCGGTGTTTCCGCCCGTCTGGCCAAACAGGCGCTGGCCGATCTCGGCGGCAAGGACGTCACCGAGATCGAAACGCTCTGGCACGGCCTGCAGCCGCCTTATGAGACGCTGTTCGAATGGCTGGCGGCGGGCGGCGAAAAGCCGGTGCTGGCGACACCGGCGATCTTCCATTCGGTCATGCTCGCCAATGCGGTGGAGGAGGGGGATCTCACCGGCCTCGATCCGGCCGATTACGCCGCCGAATGGAAATGGGACGGCATCCGTGTCCAGCTCTCCCGTTCCGGCGACCGGCGCAAGATCTATTCGCGCTCTGGCGACGATATTTCAGGCGCCTTTCCCGATATTCTCGACGCCATCAGTTTTTCCGGCGTCGTCGACGGCGAGCTGCTGGTCGGCGGCACCGCCCGCTCCAACAGCCCGACCCGCACCTTCTCCGACCTGCAGCAGCGCCTGAACCGCAAGACGGTGACGGCAAAGATGCTGGCCGATTACCCGGCCTTCATCCGCACTTATGACCTGCTCTTCGACGATGACGAGGATGTTCGCGGCCGGAGCTATGCCGACCGCCGCGACCGTCTGACCGAGATCATCGATCGCGCCCCCCACGACCGGTTCGACCTCTCGCCACTCGTGCCTTTCTCCTCCTGGGACGAGCTCGACCGTCTGCGTGCCGCCCCGCCCGATCCGGTCATCGAAGGGGTGATGATCAAACGCCGCGACAGTATCTACCAGGCCGGCCGGATGAAGGGTCCCTGGTTCAAGTGGAAGCGCAATCCCTATAATGTCGATGCGGTGCTGATGTATGCCCAGCGCGGCCACGGCAAACGCTCCAGCTACTATTCCGATTTCACCTTCGGCGTCTGGGCCGACGATGAGGATGGCGAGCAGCTGGTGCCGGTCGGCAAGGCCTATTTCGGCTTCACTGATGCCGAGCTCGAAGTGCTCGACAAATTCGTGCGCAACAACACCACCGAGCGCTTCGGGCCGGTGCGCGCCGTGCGCGCCGACAAGGATTTCGGCTTTGTCGTCGAGGTTGCCTTCGAAGGCATTAATCGCTCGACGCGGCACAAATCGGGTGTCGCCATGCGCTTTCCCCGCATCGCCCGCCTTCGTCCGGATAAACCGCCTTACGAGGCCGACCGGCTGCGCACGCTGATCGCCATGATCGATGCCAAGCCGGAATAA
- a CDS encoding ligase-associated DNA damage response exonuclease: MRPDALLYPAPEGLYCPEGGFYVDPVRPVERALVTHGHSDHARPGHVNVLATRQTLDIMRLRYGEGFCASEQAAAFGEELVVNGVKVSFHPAGHVLGSAQIAIEKNGTRIVVSGDYKRRPDPTCAAYVPVPCDVFITEATFGLPVFHHPDPMDETGKLLASLRQFPERTHLVGAYALGKAQRVIRLLRDAGYSEPIYIHGAMERLCDYYVGEGIELGELLPATIESRDKSAFKGAVVIGPSSAFADRWARRFNEPLPAFASGWMMVRQRAKQHGVELPLVISDHCDWPELTETIRGLHPAEVWVTHGREEALVRWCQLQGIKAKPLHLVGYEDEAD, encoded by the coding sequence ATGAGACCTGATGCGCTGCTCTATCCCGCCCCGGAAGGACTTTATTGCCCCGAAGGCGGATTCTATGTCGATCCTGTGCGGCCGGTGGAGCGGGCGCTCGTCACCCACGGCCATTCCGATCACGCCCGGCCGGGCCATGTGAACGTTCTCGCCACCCGCCAGACGCTCGATATCATGCGCCTGCGTTACGGCGAGGGCTTTTGTGCCAGCGAGCAGGCTGCCGCCTTCGGCGAGGAACTCGTGGTCAACGGCGTCAAGGTCAGCTTTCATCCAGCCGGCCATGTGCTCGGTTCGGCCCAGATCGCCATCGAGAAGAACGGCACCCGCATCGTCGTCTCCGGCGATTACAAGCGCCGCCCCGACCCGACCTGCGCCGCCTATGTGCCGGTTCCCTGCGATGTCTTCATCACAGAGGCAACCTTCGGCCTGCCGGTCTTCCATCATCCCGATCCGATGGATGAGACCGGCAAGCTGCTGGCCTCGCTCCGCCAATTTCCCGAGCGCACCCATCTCGTCGGCGCCTATGCGCTGGGAAAGGCCCAGCGCGTCATCAGGCTGCTGCGCGATGCCGGTTACAGCGAGCCGATCTATATTCACGGGGCCATGGAAAGGCTCTGCGACTATTATGTCGGCGAGGGCATCGAACTTGGCGAGCTGCTGCCGGCGACGATCGAGAGCCGCGACAAATCCGCGTTCAAGGGTGCGGTCGTCATCGGCCCGTCCTCGGCCTTCGCCGACCGCTGGGCGCGGCGCTTCAACGAACCGCTGCCGGCCTTCGCCTCCGGCTGGATGATGGTGCGCCAGCGCGCCAAACAGCACGGCGTCGAACTGCCGCTCGTCATCTCCGATCATTGCGACTGGCCGGAACTGACCGAAACCATCCGAGGGCTGCACCCGGCCGAAGTCTGGGTGACCCACGGCCGCGAGGAGGCCCTGGTGCGCTGGTGCCAGCTGCAGGGCATCAAGGCCAAACCGCTGCATCTGGTGGGTTATGAGGATGAGGCGGATTGA
- a CDS encoding alpha/beta fold hydrolase has translation MEQQDDELIRFEAHGAAPLPPASVEGHVGRAGARIWYASYGAGPAVILLHGGLGHSGNWGYQVPALLQSGRRVVLIDSRGHGRSSRDARPYSYELMASDVLAVMDELALEKAAFVGWSDGACIALILAATAPSRVAGVFFFACNMDPSGTLEFVATPVIDRCFSRHAKDYAALSATPDDFNGFVEAVSLVMRTEPNYRAEDLGRIGVPVAIVLGEHDEFIKPEHAEYLARSIPDAQMITLKGVSHFAPLQRPAEFNVAVLSFLDGLPS, from the coding sequence ATGGAACAGCAGGACGACGAACTCATCCGTTTCGAAGCCCATGGCGCCGCGCCCTTGCCGCCGGCATCTGTCGAGGGCCATGTCGGACGTGCCGGCGCCCGCATCTGGTATGCGAGCTACGGCGCCGGGCCTGCCGTCATCCTGCTGCATGGCGGCCTCGGCCACAGCGGCAACTGGGGCTATCAGGTCCCGGCGCTGCTCCAAAGCGGCCGTCGCGTCGTGCTGATCGACAGCCGCGGCCATGGCCGCAGCAGCCGCGATGCCCGTCCCTATAGTTATGAGCTGATGGCATCAGACGTGCTTGCGGTCATGGACGAACTCGCTCTTGAGAAAGCGGCCTTTGTCGGCTGGAGCGACGGCGCCTGCATCGCGCTGATCCTCGCTGCGACGGCGCCGTCGCGTGTCGCGGGCGTCTTCTTCTTCGCCTGCAACATGGATCCGAGCGGCACGCTGGAATTCGTTGCGACCCCGGTCATCGACCGATGCTTCAGCCGTCACGCCAAGGATTATGCGGCCTTGTCCGCCACGCCGGACGATTTCAATGGCTTCGTCGAGGCGGTGAGCCTGGTGATGCGGACGGAGCCGAATTATCGGGCCGAAGACCTGGGCCGCATCGGCGTGCCGGTTGCGATCGTGCTCGGCGAACATGACGAGTTCATCAAACCGGAACATGCCGAATATCTCGCCCGCAGCATTCCGGACGCGCAGATGATCACTCTCAAGGGCGTCAGCCATTTTGCGCCGCTGCAGCGGCCGGCCGAGTTCAACGTCGCAGTGCTATCCTTCCTCGACGGGCTCCCATCTTGA
- a CDS encoding glycerophosphodiester phosphodiesterase family protein — protein MGRKLFYGAAAIAFAAAGIYLNNTSLLAAHRPGKPVLLAHRGIAQRFDETDLKNDTCTASRMLPPKHDYLENTIGSMQAGFAAGADIVEIDVHPTTDGQFAVFHDWTLDCRTDGHGVTREHSMAEMRKLDIGYGYTADGGKTFPFRGRGIGMMPTLAQVLSTFPDRRFLINVKSNDPSEGEKLAALLNGLSAARRADIIVYGGDEPIDVLRRLVPDIKTASRKSLKSCLFGYIGYGWTGVLPDACKHAMMLVPINIAPWLWGWPDRFLNRMQDAGTEVFVLGPYRGSDFSTGIDDPALLARLPPNFAAGIWTNEIEAIGKLEK, from the coding sequence ATGGGCAGGAAGCTTTTCTATGGCGCGGCGGCGATCGCGTTCGCCGCGGCCGGCATCTATCTCAACAATACCAGCCTGCTTGCCGCGCATCGGCCGGGAAAGCCGGTGCTGCTCGCCCATCGCGGCATCGCCCAGCGGTTCGACGAGACCGATCTCAAGAACGACACCTGCACGGCGAGCCGCATGCTGCCGCCGAAACATGATTATCTCGAAAATACCATCGGCTCGATGCAGGCGGGTTTTGCCGCCGGCGCCGATATCGTCGAGATTGATGTACACCCGACGACGGACGGGCAATTCGCCGTCTTCCACGACTGGACGCTCGACTGCCGTACCGACGGCCACGGCGTCACGCGCGAGCATTCGATGGCGGAGATGCGGAAGCTCGACATCGGCTACGGCTATACCGCCGATGGCGGCAAGACCTTTCCCTTTCGCGGCCGCGGCATCGGCATGATGCCGACGCTGGCGCAAGTGCTTTCGACCTTTCCGGATCGGCGCTTCCTGATCAACGTCAAGAGCAACGACCCCTCCGAGGGCGAAAAGCTCGCCGCCTTGCTCAATGGGCTTTCGGCCGCGCGGCGGGCTGACATCATCGTCTATGGCGGCGACGAGCCGATCGATGTCCTGCGCCGGCTGGTGCCCGATATCAAGACCGCCTCGCGCAAAAGCCTGAAGAGCTGCCTTTTCGGCTACATCGGCTATGGCTGGACCGGCGTGCTGCCGGATGCCTGCAAACACGCGATGATGCTGGTGCCGATCAATATCGCGCCATGGCTCTGGGGCTGGCCGGATCGTTTCCTCAACCGGATGCAGGATGCCGGAACTGAGGTCTTCGTGCTCGGCCCCTATCGCGGCAGCGATTTTTCCACCGGCATCGACGACCCGGCGCTACTGGCGCGGCTGCCGCCAAATTTTGCAGCGGGCATTTGGACGAACGAGATCGAGGCGATCGGCAAGCTGGAAAAATAA